From a single Chlamydia muridarum str. Nigg genomic region:
- the sctW gene encoding type III secretion system gatekeeper subunit SctW has protein sequence MTASGGAGGLGGTQTVNVAQAQAAAATQDAQEIIGSQEASEASLIKGSEDLANPAAATRIKKKEDKFQSLEARRKTTSKSEKKSESTEEKSDSSLEERFTENLSDVSGEDFRGLKDSLSEDSSPEEILEKLSGKFSDPTIKDLALDFLIQSSPPDGKLRASLIQAKQTLFQQNPQAVKGGRNVLLASEAFASKANTSPASLRALYTQVTSSPANCASLSQMLSSYSPTEKAAVIDFLTNGMVSDLKSGGPSIPAPQLQVYMTELSNLQALNSVDSFFDKNTKGLEDNLKAEGHTLPPSLTPSNLAQTFLKLVEDKFPSSQKAQKLLDGLVGSDVTPQTEVLNLFYRALNGCSPRIFGNAEKKQQLATVITNTLDTVNADNEDYPKPSDFPKPSFHGTPPHAPVSLSDIPSATTNSADQ, from the coding sequence ATGACTGCATCCGGAGGAGCTGGAGGGTTAGGCGGAACCCAAACAGTAAACGTAGCACAAGCGCAAGCTGCAGCAGCTACTCAGGATGCACAAGAAATCATAGGCTCTCAGGAAGCTTCTGAAGCCAGTTTGATTAAAGGAAGTGAGGATCTTGCTAATCCTGCTGCAGCGACTAGAATCAAAAAGAAAGAAGACAAATTTCAGTCATTAGAAGCTCGTCGAAAAACAACTAGTAAATCCGAAAAAAAATCAGAAAGTACAGAAGAGAAATCAGACTCTTCTCTTGAAGAGCGCTTCACAGAAAATCTTTCGGATGTTTCTGGAGAAGATTTTCGAGGGTTAAAGGATTCTCTGAGTGAAGATTCCTCTCCTGAAGAGATTCTTGAGAAGCTGTCAGGCAAATTTTCGGACCCCACAATTAAAGATCTTGCTCTAGACTTTCTGATTCAATCGAGTCCTCCTGATGGGAAATTAAGAGCCTCTCTTATTCAGGCAAAACAGACGCTTTTTCAACAAAATCCTCAAGCAGTCAAAGGAGGGCGCAACGTTCTTTTAGCATCAGAAGCCTTTGCTTCTAAAGCAAACACTTCCCCTGCATCATTACGCGCATTGTATACCCAAGTAACCTCATCTCCGGCTAATTGTGCTTCTCTAAGTCAGATGCTATCCTCTTATTCTCCTACAGAAAAAGCAGCTGTTATAGATTTTTTAACAAATGGTATGGTGTCTGATCTCAAATCAGGAGGGCCTTCCATCCCTGCTCCACAATTGCAAGTGTATATGACGGAGCTCAGCAATCTACAAGCCCTCAACTCTGTAGACAGTTTTTTTGACAAAAATACAAAAGGACTAGAAGACAATTTAAAAGCCGAAGGACATACCCTTCCACCATCCCTAACTCCCAGTAATCTTGCTCAAACTTTTTTAAAGTTAGTGGAAGATAAGTTCCCGTCCTCCCAAAAAGCTCAAAAATTGTTGGATGGCCTTGTTGGTTCTGACGTTACTCCTCAAACTGAAGTTTTAAATCTCTTTTACCGAGCGCTCAATGGTTGTTCCCCACGAATATTCGGCAATGCTGAGAAAAAACAGCAGCTAGCAACAGTAATTACTAACACATTAGATACCGTGAATGCCGATAACGAAGATTATCCTAAACCTAGCGATTTCCCCAAACCTTCCTTCCATGGCACTCCTCCTCATGCTCCAGTGTCTCTATCTGATATTCCATCAGCAACAACAAACTCTGCAGACCAATAA
- the cdsV gene encoding SctV family type III secretion system export apparatus subunit CdsV, with translation MNKLLNFVSRTFGGDAALNMINKSSDLILAMWMLGVVLMIIMPLPPVMVDFMITINLAISVFLLMVALYIPSALQLSVFPSLLLITTMFRLGINISSSRQILLHAYAGNVIQAFGDFVVGGNYVVGFIIFLIITIIQFIVVTKGAERVAEVAARFRLDAMPGKQMAIDADLRAGMIDATQARDKRAQIQKESELYGAMDGAMKFIKGDVIAGIVISLINIVGGLVIGVTMKGMTMAQAAHIYTLITIGDGLVSQIPSLLISLTAGIVTTRVSSDKDTNLGKEISSQLVKEPRALLLSAVATLGIGFFKGFPLWSFALMAVVFAVLGILLITKKNSPGKKGSSSSSTTVGAADGASASGENSDDYALTLPVILELGKDLSKLIQQRTKSGQSFVDDMIPKMRQALYQDIGIRYPGIHVRTDSPSLEGNDYMILLNEVPYVRGKIPPNHVLTNEVEENLSRYNLPFITYKNAAGLPSTWVSTDALTILEKAAIKYWSPLEVIILHLSYFFHRNSQEFLGIQEVRSMIEFMERSFPDLVKEVTRLIPLQKLTEIFKRLVQEQISIKDLRTILESLSEWAQTEKDTVLLTEYVRSSLKLYISFKFSQGQSAISVYLLDPEIEEMIRGAIKQTSAGSYLALDPDSVNLILKSMRMTITPTPPGGQPPVLLTAIDVRRYVRKLIETEFPDIAVISYQEVLPEIRIQPLGRIQIF, from the coding sequence ATGAACAAGCTACTCAATTTTGTCAGTAGAACATTCGGGGGAGACGCGGCCCTGAACATGATAAACAAGTCCAGCGACCTCATCCTTGCTATGTGGATGTTGGGCGTGGTCTTGATGATCATTATGCCATTGCCTCCAGTTATGGTGGATTTCATGATCACCATCAACTTGGCAATCTCCGTATTCCTGCTGATGGTTGCCTTATATATTCCTAGCGCATTGCAACTCTCGGTTTTCCCTTCCCTACTCCTAATCACCACAATGTTCCGATTAGGAATTAACATCTCTTCTTCCAGACAAATTCTCCTTCATGCTTATGCAGGGAACGTGATTCAGGCCTTCGGGGACTTCGTCGTTGGAGGAAACTATGTCGTTGGATTTATTATCTTCCTAATCATCACCATCATACAGTTTATTGTGGTTACTAAAGGTGCGGAAAGGGTCGCTGAGGTTGCTGCTCGATTCCGATTAGATGCGATGCCTGGTAAACAGATGGCTATTGATGCTGACCTTCGTGCGGGGATGATTGATGCCACACAAGCTCGCGATAAACGAGCTCAAATTCAGAAGGAAAGTGAACTTTACGGAGCCATGGACGGAGCCATGAAGTTCATCAAAGGAGACGTTATTGCCGGTATCGTCATCTCCTTGATTAACATCGTCGGAGGGTTAGTCATTGGTGTCACAATGAAAGGCATGACAATGGCTCAAGCTGCTCACATTTACACCCTCATTACTATTGGGGATGGATTAGTTTCCCAAATTCCCTCCCTATTGATCTCTTTAACCGCTGGTATCGTAACTACTCGAGTATCTAGTGATAAAGATACAAACCTCGGGAAAGAAATTTCTAGCCAGTTGGTTAAAGAACCTAGAGCCTTACTCCTCTCTGCGGTAGCTACCTTAGGAATCGGTTTTTTTAAAGGATTCCCTTTATGGTCATTTGCCCTAATGGCTGTTGTTTTTGCAGTATTAGGTATTTTGTTAATCACCAAGAAAAATTCTCCTGGCAAAAAGGGAAGTTCCAGTTCTTCTACTACCGTAGGTGCTGCTGACGGAGCATCGGCCTCAGGAGAAAACTCCGATGATTATGCGCTTACTCTTCCTGTAATTCTCGAACTTGGTAAAGATCTTTCCAAACTTATTCAGCAAAGAACAAAATCAGGGCAAAGCTTTGTGGATGATATGATTCCTAAAATGCGCCAAGCTCTTTATCAAGATATTGGAATTCGCTATCCAGGAATCCACGTACGAACAGATTCCCCTTCTTTAGAAGGGAATGATTATATGATTCTTCTTAACGAAGTCCCCTATGTTCGAGGGAAAATTCCTCCTAACCACGTTTTAACAAACGAAGTGGAAGAAAACCTTTCTCGTTATAATCTACCTTTTATCACTTACAAAAATGCTGCAGGTTTGCCTTCAACTTGGGTCAGCACCGATGCTCTTACTATTTTAGAAAAAGCAGCTATTAAGTACTGGTCTCCTTTGGAAGTGATTATTCTTCATCTTTCTTACTTCTTCCATAGAAACTCTCAAGAGTTTCTAGGAATTCAGGAAGTTCGTTCTATGATTGAATTTATGGAACGATCTTTCCCTGATCTTGTTAAAGAAGTTACACGCCTTATTCCTCTGCAGAAGCTTACAGAAATTTTCAAGCGTTTAGTTCAGGAGCAAATTTCCATCAAAGATTTGCGAACCATTTTAGAATCTTTAAGCGAATGGGCCCAAACTGAGAAAGATACTGTATTACTGACAGAGTATGTACGTTCTTCCTTGAAACTTTATATCAGCTTCAAATTTTCTCAAGGGCAATCAGCAATTTCAGTCTACCTGTTAGATCCTGAAATTGAAGAGATGATTCGTGGCGCTATTAAACAAACTTCTGCGGGCTCTTATTTGGCCTTAGATCCAGATTCCGTAAACCTCATTTTAAAATCCATGCGAATGACTATTACCCCAACACCTCCTGGAGGCCAACCCCCAGTACTGTTGACAGCAATTGACGTCAGACGCTATGTACGAAAATTAATAGAGACAGAATTTCCTGATATTGCTGTGATTTCTTATCAAGAGGTCTTACCTGAAATTAGAATCCAGCCTTTAGGAAGAATTCAAATTTTCTAA
- the cdsU gene encoding SctU family type III secretion system export apparatus subunit CdsU: MGEKTEKATPKRLRDARKKGQVAKSQDFPSAITFIVSMFMTFSLSSFFAEHLGGFLVSIFRTAPQQHDPRLAVYYLKNCLMLILTVSLPLLGAVGFVGLLIGFLVVGPTFSTEVFKPDLKKFNPIENLKQKFKLKTFIELLKSIFKISGAALILYIVLKNRVELVIETAGVPPLVTAQIFKEILYKAVTSIGMFFLVVAVIDLVYQRHSFAKELKMEKFEVKQEFKDTEGNPEIKGRRRQIAQEIAYEDTSSQIKHASAVVSNPKDIAVAIGYMPEKYKAPWIIAMGVNLRARRIIAEAEKYGVPIMRNVPLAHQLLDEGKELKFIPETTYEAVGEILLYITSLNAQNIENKNINQFDNL; the protein is encoded by the coding sequence ATGGGCGAAAAAACAGAAAAGGCGACCCCCAAGCGTCTTCGAGATGCTAGAAAAAAGGGGCAGGTAGCCAAATCTCAAGATTTTCCTTCTGCGATTACGTTCATAGTGTCCATGTTCATGACGTTTTCTCTGTCTTCATTTTTTGCTGAACATTTAGGAGGGTTCTTAGTATCCATTTTCCGAACGGCTCCCCAACAACATGATCCTCGCCTTGCCGTTTATTATTTGAAAAACTGCTTAATGCTAATTCTTACAGTCTCACTTCCTCTACTAGGAGCAGTAGGCTTTGTAGGATTATTAATAGGATTTTTAGTTGTTGGTCCTACTTTCTCCACAGAAGTTTTCAAACCAGATTTAAAAAAATTCAATCCGATTGAAAACCTTAAACAAAAATTCAAATTAAAAACGTTTATTGAATTACTTAAATCTATTTTTAAAATCTCTGGAGCAGCATTAATTCTCTATATTGTTCTAAAAAATCGTGTAGAACTTGTTATTGAAACAGCTGGTGTTCCCCCTTTAGTTACAGCGCAAATATTCAAAGAGATTTTATACAAGGCTGTTACTTCCATTGGCATGTTTTTCCTTGTTGTTGCGGTAATAGACCTTGTGTATCAACGACACAGTTTTGCTAAAGAACTGAAGATGGAAAAGTTCGAAGTTAAACAGGAATTCAAAGATACAGAAGGGAACCCAGAAATTAAGGGGCGCCGTCGTCAAATTGCGCAAGAAATTGCCTATGAAGACACTTCCTCTCAAATTAAACATGCGAGCGCTGTCGTATCTAACCCTAAGGATATAGCCGTTGCCATCGGTTATATGCCTGAAAAATACAAAGCTCCATGGATTATAGCCATGGGAGTAAACTTAAGAGCACGAAGAATTATTGCGGAAGCTGAGAAGTATGGAGTTCCCATAATGCGGAACGTCCCCTTAGCACACCAGCTTTTAGATGAAGGAAAAGAGTTGAAGTTTATTCCTGAGACCACATATGAAGCGGTTGGGGAAATCCTTCTTTACATTACTTCTCTTAATGCGCAAAACATTGAGAATAAAAACATTAACCAATTCGATAATCTGTAA
- the ychF gene encoding redox-regulated ATPase YchF gives MGQTECGIVGLPNVGKSGLFNALTGAQVASCNYPFCTIDPNVGIVPVVDSRLEILARISQSHKIIYADMKFVDIAGLVKGAASGAGLGNRFLSHIRETHAIAHVVRCFDNDDVTHVSGKIDPEEDIAVINLELILADFSSATSVRDKLSKQAKGKKDIGQLIPILDRVIEHLESGNPVRTLSLSSEEGSLLKPYPFLTGKPMLYIANIDEDSLTDLDNPYVQKVRRIAQQEGANVVPICVKLEEEILSLPPEERQDFLHSLGLQESGLNRLVASAYQTLGLISYFTTGPQETRAWTISKGATAAEAAGEIHSDIQKGFIRAEVVTLEDIVTYNGRAGAREAGKLRAEGRDYIVQDGDIMLFLHN, from the coding sequence ATGGGACAAACAGAGTGCGGAATAGTAGGGCTTCCTAATGTAGGAAAATCGGGGTTATTTAACGCGTTAACAGGTGCGCAGGTTGCTTCTTGTAATTATCCTTTTTGCACGATTGATCCTAATGTTGGTATCGTTCCAGTTGTTGATTCTAGGTTAGAGATTTTGGCTCGTATTAGTCAGAGTCACAAGATTATCTATGCAGATATGAAATTTGTGGACATTGCAGGACTAGTAAAAGGTGCTGCAAGTGGCGCTGGGTTAGGGAACCGCTTTTTATCGCATATTCGAGAAACTCATGCAATTGCTCATGTTGTGCGCTGTTTTGATAATGATGATGTGACGCACGTATCTGGAAAGATCGATCCAGAGGAAGATATTGCTGTTATCAACCTGGAACTGATACTAGCAGATTTTTCTTCTGCTACTAGTGTTCGTGATAAACTTAGCAAACAGGCTAAAGGGAAGAAAGATATAGGACAATTAATCCCTATTTTAGATCGAGTAATTGAACATTTAGAATCGGGAAACCCTGTTCGAACGCTTTCTCTTTCTTCTGAAGAAGGAAGTTTATTGAAACCCTATCCGTTCCTTACAGGAAAGCCTATGCTTTATATTGCTAACATTGACGAAGATTCCTTAACAGATTTAGACAATCCCTATGTCCAGAAAGTACGGAGGATTGCCCAACAAGAAGGGGCTAACGTCGTGCCTATTTGTGTAAAATTAGAAGAAGAGATTCTGTCTCTTCCTCCGGAAGAGCGGCAAGACTTTTTACATAGTTTGGGCTTACAAGAATCTGGGCTAAATCGTTTAGTAGCTTCTGCATATCAGACCTTAGGGCTAATTTCTTATTTCACTACAGGTCCACAAGAGACGAGAGCTTGGACAATTTCTAAGGGAGCAACTGCTGCAGAAGCTGCAGGAGAAATTCATTCAGATATTCAAAAAGGATTTATTCGTGCTGAGGTGGTGACTTTAGAAGATATCGTTACCTATAATGGAAGGGCTGGAGCTCGAGAAGCAGGTAAATTACGAGCAGAGGGTCGGGACTATATTGTTCAGGACGGAGATATCATGCTGTTTCTGCATAACTAA
- a CDS encoding bifunctional riboflavin kinase/FAD synthetase, with the protein MMQMDLSYSLLPSSDPIESITIGFFDGCHLGHQALLSSLKQFPGKSGVITFSEHPKHTLSNSPPETITSLEERIQLLTNCHIDYLAILPFNQEIANEEAEMFILSLYESLHPSRIIFGYDSRLGRGGLGNAQTLKPFASSLGISLEEIPPLSINGTIVSSRKIRQFLREGDLLSAEKFLGRPFSYTGTVTRGQGIGSSLGYATINLNLTRSLLPLGVYSCSIKIGRESYLGVMNLGMAPTVQRNQLCLEAHILDLSADLYEQRVTVIPKQFLREEKTFSSQKELALAIQEDIRKARLS; encoded by the coding sequence GTGATGCAAATGGACTTATCCTACAGCCTACTCCCGTCCTCTGATCCTATAGAATCTATTACGATAGGCTTTTTTGATGGATGTCATTTAGGACATCAAGCATTGCTTTCTTCCTTGAAACAATTTCCAGGAAAATCTGGTGTCATTACATTTAGCGAGCATCCTAAACACACTTTATCGAACTCTCCTCCAGAAACTATTACTTCTCTTGAAGAGCGCATTCAGTTGCTAACGAATTGTCACATTGATTATCTAGCAATTCTTCCTTTTAACCAAGAGATAGCCAATGAAGAGGCTGAAATGTTTATTCTATCTCTTTATGAGTCGCTACATCCATCAAGAATTATCTTTGGGTATGATTCTCGATTAGGAAGGGGTGGTCTTGGAAATGCACAAACATTAAAGCCTTTTGCTTCTTCTTTAGGGATATCATTAGAAGAAATCCCTCCCTTAAGCATCAACGGAACCATTGTATCCAGTAGAAAAATTCGTCAATTTCTTCGAGAAGGGGACCTTCTTTCCGCAGAAAAATTTCTAGGCCGACCTTTTTCTTATACCGGAACAGTCACTCGAGGCCAAGGAATAGGTTCTTCTTTAGGATACGCTACTATTAATCTTAATCTTACTCGTTCCCTTTTACCTTTAGGAGTCTACAGCTGCTCCATAAAAATTGGGCGTGAAAGCTATTTAGGAGTAATGAATCTAGGTATGGCACCTACCGTACAGAGAAACCAACTTTGTCTAGAAGCGCACATTCTCGACCTTTCAGCTGATCTTTACGAACAGCGAGTTACTGTCATCCCTAAGCAGTTCCTTAGAGAAGAAAAAACTTTTTCTTCTCAAAAGGAACTTGCTCTTGCTATTCAAGAGGATATACGCAAAGCTCGTTTAAGTTAA
- the truB gene encoding tRNA pseudouridine(55) synthase TruB has product MELATEPIEGVLLVDKPQGRTSFSLIRSLVRLIGVKKIGHAGTLDPFATGVMVMLIGRKFTRLSDIMLFEDKEYSAVAHLGTTTDTYDCDGKIVGRSKKVPTMEEVLECTSYFQGEIQQVPPMFSAKKVQGKKLYEYARQGLSIERSFATVRVDLRLIKYEYPRLHFVVKCSKGTYIRSIAHELGNMLGCGAYLEELRRLRSGNFSIDQCIDGNHLDEPGFDVFPHLRDANGLILQPTPVL; this is encoded by the coding sequence ATGGAACTTGCGACAGAACCTATTGAAGGCGTTTTGCTGGTAGATAAACCACAAGGGAGGACTTCGTTTAGTCTTATTCGTTCTCTTGTTAGGTTAATAGGCGTGAAGAAAATTGGCCATGCCGGAACTCTTGATCCTTTTGCTACAGGCGTTATGGTTATGCTAATAGGGCGGAAATTCACCCGACTGTCTGATATTATGCTATTTGAAGACAAAGAATATTCTGCCGTAGCACATTTAGGTACTACTACAGACACTTATGATTGCGATGGGAAAATTGTAGGTCGCTCTAAAAAAGTTCCAACTATGGAAGAAGTGTTGGAGTGCACAAGCTATTTCCAAGGAGAAATTCAGCAAGTCCCTCCTATGTTCTCTGCTAAAAAGGTACAAGGGAAGAAATTGTACGAATATGCTAGACAAGGATTGTCTATAGAGCGTAGCTTTGCAACAGTAAGAGTGGATCTCCGTTTAATTAAGTACGAGTATCCTCGCCTACATTTCGTAGTGAAATGCAGCAAGGGAACCTATATCCGGAGCATTGCTCATGAACTCGGCAACATGTTAGGTTGTGGAGCTTATTTGGAAGAGCTTCGCCGATTACGCAGCGGAAATTTTTCTATTGATCAGTGTATCGATGGAAATCATCTGGATGAACCTGGGTTTGATGTGTTTCCTCACTTACGTGATGCAAATGGACTTATCCTACAGCCTACTCCCGTCCTCTGA
- the rbfA gene encoding 30S ribosome-binding factor RbfA: protein MTENRRMKKVNAMLRESIAKVILKDVKHPKISNRWITITRVSLSRDLQSARVYVSIMPHENSQEETLAALKASAGFIACQASKDVVLKYFPDLNFYMEDIFSPQDHIESLLLKIAEQDKKLTHNNNNSSELHD, encoded by the coding sequence ATGACTGAAAACAGACGGATGAAAAAAGTAAATGCAATGTTGAGAGAATCCATTGCAAAAGTCATTTTGAAGGATGTAAAGCACCCCAAAATTTCGAACCGTTGGATCACAATAACACGAGTATCTTTGTCAAGAGACTTGCAATCTGCTCGTGTTTACGTGTCCATTATGCCGCATGAGAATTCTCAAGAAGAAACTCTTGCGGCATTGAAAGCCTCTGCGGGATTTATTGCTTGTCAAGCTTCTAAAGACGTAGTTCTAAAGTACTTTCCAGACTTGAATTTCTATATGGAAGATATTTTTTCTCCCCAAGACCATATAGAAAGTCTTCTTCTGAAAATAGCTGAACAAGATAAAAAATTAACCCATAACAACAACAATTCTTCTGAACTCCACGATTAA
- the infB gene encoding translation initiation factor IF-2, with protein MEHAKLTKNLKLKIKNAQLTKAAGLDKLKQKLAQAGSSDTKNSPVSKAQTKEKSSKKTAGTTASAPEIESGATESTARRIRAKDRSSFAAEEPSTTVALPGDASHLTLDALPSADSTEPLSNSSQEKIVEDAVETPNSPQEDGKELQEEVANEQPARNEETPIIRTRTEPKSVVSIKPKFGPTGKHINHLLAKTFKAPAKETKAAAPAEETTQQTRPSVETASTKQQQPSGTNTRPAQSAPAYRRESTNNNNNSKRGPDRDRTKRSDENVKAFTGRDRYGLNEGSSEEDKWRKKRVHKTKKQSEEHVVQCPSHIKIALPITVKDLAAEMKLKASELIQKLFIHGMTYVVNDVLDSQTVVQYIGLEFGCTIEIDSSEKEKLCLVENTVRDEINETNPQKLVIRSPIVAFMGHVDHGKTTLIDALRQSNMAASEAGAITQHMGAFKCSTPVGEITVLDTPGHEAFSAMRARGAEVCDIVVLVVAGDEGIKEQTVEAIEHAKAANITIVVAINKCDKPNFNEETVYRQLAELNLLPEAWGGSIATINTSAKTGEGLQDLLEMLALQAEVLELKADPSARARGLVIESELHKGLGAVATVLVQNGTLHLGEALVFNDCYGKIKTMHNEHNQLLQSASPSTPVLITGLSAIPKAGDPFIVVKNEKVAKEIISARLAGQQRSAALQKKRPNFDAVLQNKKTLKLIIKADVQGSIEALAHSILNIRSEKVDVEILSSGVGDISESDIRLASASKATVIGFHTSVESHAESLIKSLNVKVCLFDIIYHAVDAIKEIMTGLLDPIAEEKNLGAAEIKATFKSSQLGTIYGCLVTEGTMVRNQKVRIIRDKEVLWKCSLSSLKRLKEDVKEVKKGMECGILLDNYQQAQIGDTLQCYEVIYHPQKL; from the coding sequence ATGGAGCATGCAAAGTTGACGAAAAACCTAAAGTTGAAGATTAAGAACGCACAGTTAACGAAGGCTGCTGGCTTAGATAAGCTGAAACAGAAACTAGCTCAAGCCGGATCTTCTGACACCAAAAATTCTCCAGTAAGTAAAGCTCAAACCAAAGAAAAGAGCTCCAAAAAGACTGCTGGCACAACAGCTTCTGCGCCTGAAATAGAATCGGGCGCAACGGAATCTACTGCGCGAAGAATTCGTGCGAAGGATCGCTCTTCCTTTGCTGCAGAAGAGCCTTCTACAACAGTAGCTTTGCCCGGCGATGCATCACATTTGACTTTAGATGCGCTCCCTTCAGCAGACTCTACAGAACCCCTTTCTAACTCTTCACAAGAAAAAATTGTAGAGGATGCGGTAGAAACACCTAACTCTCCACAAGAAGATGGGAAGGAACTTCAAGAAGAAGTAGCCAATGAGCAGCCTGCGCGCAATGAGGAAACTCCCATTATTAGAACAAGAACGGAGCCCAAGAGCGTTGTTTCTATTAAACCCAAATTTGGTCCTACAGGGAAGCATATCAATCATTTGCTAGCCAAAACTTTCAAAGCTCCGGCTAAAGAGACAAAGGCTGCTGCTCCAGCAGAAGAAACTACTCAACAGACTCGGCCTTCAGTCGAAACAGCTTCTACCAAGCAGCAGCAGCCTTCTGGAACAAATACTCGTCCAGCTCAGTCCGCTCCTGCGTATCGTAGGGAATCCACTAACAACAATAATAACTCAAAGCGAGGGCCCGATCGCGATCGCACTAAGAGATCTGATGAAAACGTCAAAGCATTCACAGGTCGCGACCGTTATGGATTAAACGAGGGATCTTCAGAAGAAGATAAGTGGCGCAAAAAACGTGTTCATAAAACGAAAAAGCAATCCGAGGAACACGTTGTACAATGTCCTTCGCATATTAAGATCGCACTTCCTATTACGGTTAAAGATCTGGCTGCGGAGATGAAGTTAAAAGCTTCGGAGCTTATCCAAAAACTTTTCATCCATGGTATGACCTACGTAGTAAACGATGTTTTGGACAGCCAGACTGTCGTGCAATACATTGGGTTAGAGTTTGGATGTACTATTGAAATAGATTCTTCAGAGAAAGAGAAGCTTTGTTTAGTAGAGAACACTGTTCGAGATGAAATTAACGAAACAAATCCACAGAAGCTTGTTATCCGCTCCCCTATCGTAGCTTTTATGGGACACGTGGACCACGGGAAAACAACTCTAATCGATGCTTTGCGACAAAGTAACATGGCTGCTTCAGAAGCAGGCGCAATTACGCAACATATGGGAGCCTTTAAATGCTCTACTCCAGTTGGAGAAATTACTGTTCTTGATACTCCTGGTCACGAGGCTTTCTCTGCTATGCGAGCTCGAGGCGCAGAGGTTTGCGACATTGTAGTGTTGGTGGTCGCCGGAGATGAAGGGATTAAAGAACAAACTGTCGAAGCCATTGAGCATGCAAAAGCTGCAAATATTACCATCGTTGTCGCAATTAACAAGTGTGATAAACCAAACTTCAATGAGGAAACTGTTTATCGTCAACTAGCTGAACTCAATCTTCTTCCTGAAGCTTGGGGAGGATCCATTGCGACTATTAATACCTCTGCTAAAACAGGCGAAGGATTACAAGACCTTCTTGAAATGTTAGCATTACAAGCAGAAGTTTTGGAACTGAAGGCCGACCCATCTGCCAGAGCACGAGGACTTGTTATCGAGTCCGAGCTGCACAAAGGATTGGGAGCTGTTGCTACCGTACTTGTTCAAAACGGAACTCTTCATCTAGGAGAAGCTCTGGTATTTAACGATTGTTACGGTAAGATAAAGACTATGCATAATGAGCATAATCAACTCTTACAATCAGCCTCACCTTCTACCCCAGTTCTTATTACAGGGTTATCAGCGATTCCTAAAGCTGGCGATCCTTTCATAGTTGTGAAAAATGAAAAAGTCGCAAAAGAAATTATTAGTGCCCGTCTTGCAGGTCAACAAAGGTCCGCAGCTTTACAGAAGAAACGACCTAATTTCGATGCTGTATTGCAGAATAAGAAGACTTTGAAATTAATCATCAAGGCTGATGTTCAAGGTTCTATAGAGGCCCTGGCGCATTCAATACTTAACATCCGTTCGGAAAAAGTGGATGTTGAAATTTTATCCAGTGGAGTTGGAGATATTTCAGAATCCGATATCCGTTTGGCATCCGCCTCTAAAGCAACCGTTATTGGTTTCCACACGAGCGTAGAGAGTCATGCCGAGTCTCTGATTAAGAGCTTGAATGTTAAGGTCTGTCTATTTGATATCATTTACCATGCTGTGGATGCTATCAAAGAAATTATGACAGGTCTTCTGGATCCTATAGCAGAAGAGAAAAACTTGGGTGCAGCGGAAATTAAAGCGACCTTTAAATCTTCCCAGTTGGGCACAATTTACGGCTGCCTAGTTACAGAAGGAACCATGGTACGCAATCAGAAAGTTCGTATTATTAGAGACAAAGAGGTTCTTTGGAAATGCTCTCTCTCCTCCTTAAAACGCCTTAAAGAAGACGTTAAGGAAGTGAAGAAGGGAATGGAATGTGGTATTCTATTAGATAACTACCAACAAGCACAAATTGGCGATACATTGCAGTGCTACGAGGTCATTTATCACCCACAAAAATTGTAG